A stretch of the Pseudomonadota bacterium genome encodes the following:
- the cobO gene encoding cob(I)yrinic acid a,c-diamide adenosyltransferase — MLQASDGDKRHGLIIINTGHGKGKTTAALGTVFRALGQGFKVAMVQFIKGGWRYGELNAAEKFDNFTLEPMGQGFLKLGEGEPAAEDCALAEKTWAHCEQKILSGEYDLVVCDEVNYALSYGILPVNRVLETLARKPPRVHVMLTGRDAPEALIEAADLVTEMREIKHPYRKGIKAQRGIEF; from the coding sequence ATGTTACAAGCATCCGATGGCGATAAGCGTCATGGCCTGATAATTATCAATACGGGGCATGGCAAGGGAAAGACCACTGCCGCTTTGGGGACCGTGTTTCGTGCTCTGGGGCAGGGTTTCAAAGTGGCCATGGTTCAATTCATTAAAGGCGGTTGGCGTTATGGTGAGCTCAATGCCGCCGAGAAATTTGACAATTTCACCCTGGAACCGATGGGTCAGGGCTTTCTCAAACTGGGCGAGGGCGAGCCGGCCGCTGAAGATTGTGCCCTGGCCGAAAAAACCTGGGCCCATTGCGAGCAAAAAATTTTAAGCGGAGAATATGATCTGGTGGTTTGCGATGAGGTTAATTACGCCCTGAGTTACGGGATTCTGCCGGTTAACCGGGTGCTTGAGACCTTGGCCCGCAAGCCGCCCCGGGTGCATGTCATGCTGACCGGTCGGGATGCTCCCGAGGCTTTGATCGAGGCGGCGGATCTGGTTACGGAAATGCGTGAGATCAAACATCCTTACCGCAAAGGCATCAAGGCGCAACGGGGAATTGAGTTCTGA